A genomic window from Vagococcus entomophilus includes:
- a CDS encoding DUF4422 domain-containing protein — MDKKLEGYIFVVTHKDYPMPIEKIYMPITVGKNKQKLTFNKFYTDDALENRSIAKKNDSYCELTALYAMWQDSNFSKLDYMGLVHYRRYFTEGKVRKKNKFEHILSEKRVLKLFKQYDVILPKIRHYFIETNYSHYAHAHNVKDLDTTRSVIEELHPEYLADFDQVMKKTSGHRFNLMIMKKEKLDAYCQWLFSILFEVENRIDCEGYDPYQTRVFGFLSERLLDVWIQYQQVSYYEQNYSFMEKENWVLKGKNFLMRKIKRKSLVKYD, encoded by the coding sequence ATGGATAAGAAACTAGAAGGTTACATTTTTGTTGTCACACACAAAGACTACCCAATGCCTATTGAAAAAATATATATGCCAATAACAGTTGGTAAAAATAAACAAAAACTAACTTTCAATAAATTTTATACGGATGATGCATTAGAAAATAGGAGCATTGCCAAAAAAAATGACTCTTATTGTGAACTTACCGCCTTATACGCGATGTGGCAAGATAGTAATTTTTCAAAGCTTGACTATATGGGGCTGGTACATTATCGAAGGTACTTCACGGAAGGAAAGGTGCGCAAAAAAAACAAATTTGAGCATATTTTATCAGAGAAACGAGTCCTAAAATTGTTCAAGCAATATGATGTTATTTTACCGAAAATAAGGCACTATTTTATAGAAACTAATTATAGTCACTATGCTCATGCACATAATGTTAAAGATTTAGATACAACACGGTCAGTAATTGAAGAGCTACATCCAGAGTATCTAGCGGATTTTGATCAAGTCATGAAAAAAACAAGTGGGCATAGGTTTAATCTGATGATTATGAAAAAAGAAAAGTTGGATGCTTACTGCCAATGGCTATTTTCTATTCTATTTGAAGTAGAAAATCGTATTGACTGTGAGGGATATGATCCTTATCAAACTAGAGTGTTTGGCTTTTTGAGTGAAAGACTCTTAGATGTTTGGATTCAATATCAACAAGTTTCTTATTATGAACAAAATTACTCGTTTATGGAAAAAGAAAATTGGGTGTTAAAAGGGAAAAATTTTTTGATGAGAAAAATAAAAAGAAAAAGCTTGGTGAAATATGACTAA
- a CDS encoding acyl-ACP thioesterase domain-containing protein codes for MGKKFTETHQVVYYECDTTGKMRLPMMINCVIKSSEEQSDALGRDKSFISKYGLTWVITHYDIQVSRFPKNGEQIAITTEAVSYNKYFCYRNFWIHDNEGKECAKIESVFVLMGIDTRKLASVPEEIIAPFESEKIMKIKRSPKIVAPSGSQSLNYRVRFADIDGNSHVNNSRYFEWMLDVLGYDFLTSHNLQQVSIKFDKEVEYGNEIESYWDLIEEEEVVSRHQIKIGNQLCAEACMKWTK; via the coding sequence ATGGGGAAAAAATTTACAGAAACACATCAAGTAGTTTATTATGAATGCGATACAACAGGGAAAATGCGCTTGCCAATGATGATTAATTGTGTGATTAAATCCTCTGAAGAACAAAGTGACGCATTAGGCAGAGACAAATCGTTTATTTCTAAATACGGTCTGACTTGGGTCATTACTCATTACGATATTCAAGTAAGCAGATTTCCAAAAAATGGAGAGCAAATCGCTATTACTACAGAAGCAGTCAGCTATAATAAGTATTTTTGCTATCGTAACTTTTGGATTCATGATAATGAGGGGAAAGAATGTGCCAAAATAGAATCAGTTTTTGTATTGATGGGAATTGATACTCGAAAATTGGCCAGTGTTCCAGAAGAAATTATTGCTCCTTTTGAGAGTGAAAAAATCATGAAAATTAAGCGTTCACCTAAAATAGTTGCCCCATCTGGCAGTCAATCATTAAATTACCGAGTTCGTTTTGCAGATATCGATGGAAATAGCCATGTCAATAATTCGCGTTATTTTGAATGGATGTTGGATGTTTTGGGCTACGATTTCTTGACGTCCCACAATTTGCAGCAAGTGAGCATCAAATTTGATAAAGAAGTGGAATATGGTAATGAGATTGAAAGTTATTGGGACCTGATTGAAGAAGAAGAAGTGGTTTCTAGGCATCAAATAAAAATTGGGAATCAGCTTTGCGCTGAAGCGTGTATGAAATGGACTAAGTGA
- a CDS encoding SPFH domain-containing protein produces the protein MVIVVQQGEVKVVESFGKYVKTLEPGLHFLVPILYNVRSRVSLKQTPLEIQPQSVITKDNVIVEIDEAIKYHVTDVRAFVYDNEDSVTSMIQDCQSNLRGIIGKMDLNEVLNGTEEINVALFQSVKDITAGYGLSIDRINIGEIKVSAEIINSMNKLITASRDKQSSITISEGRKQSVILESEAKASEMEIDAEARAKQTKVDAEARAERTRIDAEAEAEKIRVITEAEKKRIMELNQAIKESNLDDAAIAYLGIEAFQKIVESDTNTVILPSNMTELGNIPIAKELWKTTKK, from the coding sequence ATGGTTATTGTTGTTCAACAAGGTGAGGTGAAAGTGGTTGAAAGTTTTGGGAAATATGTAAAAACATTAGAACCTGGTTTACACTTTTTAGTTCCGATTCTATATAATGTCCGTAGCAGAGTTTCATTAAAACAAACGCCACTTGAAATTCAACCTCAAAGTGTCATTACAAAAGATAACGTTATTGTTGAAATTGATGAAGCAATCAAATATCACGTGACAGACGTTCGTGCTTTTGTATATGACAATGAGGATTCAGTAACATCAATGATTCAAGATTGCCAGTCTAATTTGCGTGGAATTATTGGGAAAATGGATCTTAATGAAGTGCTTAATGGAACAGAAGAGATTAATGTTGCATTATTTCAAAGCGTGAAGGATATTACAGCGGGATATGGTCTTTCAATTGACCGCATTAATATTGGAGAAATTAAAGTTTCTGCTGAAATTATCAACTCAATGAATAAATTAATCACTGCAAGCAGAGACAAGCAATCTTCCATTACGATTTCTGAAGGAAGAAAGCAGTCTGTTATTTTGGAGTCCGAAGCTAAAGCCTCTGAGATGGAAATTGATGCCGAAGCCAGAGCTAAACAAACCAAGGTAGATGCTGAAGCTAGAGCCGAAAGAACTAGGATTGATGCCGAGGCTGAGGCTGAGAAAATCAGAGTGATTACAGAAGCTGAGAAAAAACGGATTATGGAACTTAATCAAGCGATTAAAGAAAGCAACTTAGATGATGCAGCAATTGCTTATCTTGGCATTGAAGCGTTCCAAAAGATTGTTGAAAGTGATACGAATACCGTCATATTACCAAGTAACATGACGGAATTAGGCAATATTCCAATTGCAAAGGAATTATGGAAAACAACTAAAAAATAA
- a CDS encoding YveK family protein: MQENMNVKDILIIFKKWWNIILSSVFISIGISAVFTFFILTPKFSSSTQLIVTLPNTAQNSINLNDVNANLMMINTYKDFIQKGNIVTEKAQKELEKSIGFSGTSEDLKKMIHVSQEQNSQMFTITATATKSSDAAQIANTMAVVFQNQVKEVLTNVDKVSVVSNAQVMKDPIFPNKKLMLAVGFLVGLLLGLTIAIILEMLDHTVKSSEYIEETFGLTTLGTVPQMAAKELQAQSVTSNSGRSEMSQLNKVNSAEQEQVKSRNRTRV, translated from the coding sequence ATGCAAGAAAATATGAATGTAAAAGATATTTTAATTATTTTTAAAAAATGGTGGAATATTATATTGAGTTCTGTTTTTATTTCAATAGGAATTAGTGCCGTTTTCACCTTTTTTATTTTAACACCCAAGTTTAGTTCGTCGACTCAGTTGATTGTAACATTGCCAAATACGGCACAGAACAGCATCAATTTGAATGATGTGAATGCAAATTTAATGATGATTAATACATACAAAGATTTCATTCAAAAAGGCAATATTGTAACCGAAAAAGCGCAAAAAGAACTAGAAAAATCAATAGGGTTTTCTGGTACTTCTGAGGATTTAAAGAAAATGATTCATGTAAGTCAGGAGCAAAATTCACAAATGTTTACTATAACCGCCACAGCAACAAAAAGTTCGGATGCGGCACAGATTGCCAATACAATGGCGGTTGTTTTTCAAAATCAAGTGAAAGAGGTATTGACAAATGTTGACAAAGTGAGTGTTGTTTCGAATGCCCAAGTAATGAAAGATCCTATTTTTCCTAATAAAAAATTGATGTTAGCAGTTGGATTTTTGGTAGGTTTATTATTGGGGCTGACAATCGCTATCATACTGGAGATGTTGGATCATACAGTTAAAAGCAGTGAGTATATTGAAGAAACGTTTGGTTTAACTACATTAGGTACTGTGCCACAAATGGCAGCTAAAGAGCTTCAAGCACAATCTGTCACAAGTAATAGTGGCAGATCAGAAATGAGTCAATTAAACAAAGTCAATAGTGCAGAACAAGAGCAAGTAAAAAGTAGAAACAGAACCAGAGTATAG
- a CDS encoding osmoprotectant ABC transporter substrate-binding protein, which yields MKFKKVLLGFFMTSLVFLSSCSLPGLTTNSGKNSISVASQASTEAQIMAGMVKGMVEHYTNLKVNTVNNLGTTTVVHQAMMNNDVSISAVRYTGTDLTGTLQEKPTKDPKKALKVVQTEFQKRYHQKWYPSYGFANTYAFMVTKETAEKYHLKTISDLKKVPNQLTAGVDTSWMNRDGDGYKAFIEEYGVQFKKAYPMQIGLVYDAVHAGKMDVVLGYSTDGRIASYDLVMLEDDLHFFPPYDASPVATDAILKEHPELEKVLSRLEGTINTETMQKLNYRADNDLLEPEVVAKEFLAEHNYFEDKGGE from the coding sequence ATGAAATTTAAAAAAGTACTGTTAGGCTTTTTCATGACGAGTTTGGTATTTCTTAGTTCTTGTTCACTGCCAGGTCTAACAACAAATAGCGGTAAAAACTCGATTTCAGTAGCCTCGCAGGCATCGACCGAAGCCCAAATTATGGCAGGAATGGTAAAAGGGATGGTTGAACACTATACAAATCTAAAGGTAAACACCGTCAACAATTTGGGTACAACAACTGTGGTACATCAAGCAATGATGAACAATGATGTGAGTATTTCAGCTGTTCGCTATACTGGAACAGATTTGACGGGCACATTGCAAGAAAAGCCAACAAAAGATCCGAAGAAAGCTTTAAAAGTTGTTCAAACTGAATTTCAAAAAAGATATCACCAAAAATGGTATCCTTCATATGGCTTTGCCAATACCTACGCTTTTATGGTGACAAAAGAAACAGCAGAAAAGTATCATTTAAAGACAATTAGTGATTTAAAAAAAGTTCCGAATCAATTGACAGCTGGTGTGGATACCTCATGGATGAATCGTGATGGAGATGGATACAAAGCTTTCATTGAAGAATACGGAGTCCAATTTAAAAAAGCCTATCCCATGCAGATTGGTCTTGTCTATGATGCCGTTCATGCCGGAAAAATGGATGTAGTATTAGGCTATTCTACAGATGGACGTATTGCCAGTTATGATTTAGTTATGCTGGAAGATGATTTGCATTTCTTTCCACCGTATGATGCAAGTCCTGTAGCGACGGATGCCATCTTAAAAGAGCATCCAGAATTAGAAAAAGTCTTAAGTAGACTTGAGGGAACAATTAATACTGAAACAATGCAAAAACTTAATTACCGTGCAGATAACGATTTGCTTGAACCAGAAGTTGTGGCAAAAGAGTTTCTTGCAGAACACAACTATTTTGAAGACAAAGGGGGCGAATAA
- a CDS encoding ABC transporter permease has translation MNTFLLEHGQELIVKTGEHLWISFVALALGVLVAVPAGIALTRTKKLAGFTIGLASLLQTVPSLALLALMVPFFGVGKTTAIVALFIYSLLPILRNTYIGVNEVDSNLKDAAKGMGMTSFQSIYLVEIPNSLPTIMAGIRLGAVYVIAWATLASYVGAGGLGDLIFGGLNLYKPALIIGGTIPVTVLALLADFLFGKLEDKLTPAYKRGEE, from the coding sequence ATGAATACGTTTTTACTTGAGCACGGACAAGAGTTAATTGTCAAAACAGGAGAACACTTATGGATTTCTTTTGTGGCACTTGCCCTAGGTGTGTTAGTGGCTGTTCCAGCTGGAATTGCACTGACAAGGACTAAAAAATTAGCAGGTTTTACAATTGGCTTGGCCAGTTTGCTACAAACCGTTCCTTCTCTTGCTTTGCTTGCTTTGATGGTTCCTTTTTTTGGCGTTGGTAAAACAACTGCCATTGTAGCATTGTTTATATACTCACTGTTACCGATTTTAAGAAATACATATATTGGTGTAAATGAAGTAGATAGCAATCTAAAAGATGCAGCGAAAGGAATGGGGATGACGTCATTTCAGTCAATTTACTTGGTAGAAATTCCCAACTCTTTGCCGACTATTATGGCAGGAATTCGTCTTGGAGCAGTTTATGTGATTGCTTGGGCAACACTTGCGTCATACGTAGGTGCTGGTGGTTTGGGTGATTTGATTTTTGGCGGATTAAATTTGTACAAACCTGCACTCATAATTGGAGGAACGATTCCGGTTACGGTGCTTGCTTTACTTGCCGATTTTCTTTTTGGAAAATTAGAAGATAAGTTGACTCCTGCTTATAAGAGGGGGGAAGAGTAA
- a CDS encoding tyrosine-protein phosphatase — MIDLHCHILYGVDDGAQTEQEAVDMARAAVASGITHILCTPHHNNGKYNNAKHTVISRVAKFQRLLDDQKIPLILYEGQEVRITGELLTEIKQDNILFVDIKNKYLLIEFPTIDVPKYTAQIFSSLLTQGITPVIVHPERNAIFQSNPKYLTHFLDMGALSQLTAPSYTGFFGKKVQKISQLMVKHNLVHMVASDAHGVTKRPFFLKEAYEKIEQDFGSEKVQKFKQTAKDMVNGDICKVLPYTEPYKTIFGNFK; from the coding sequence ATGATTGATTTACATTGTCATATTTTGTATGGAGTAGATGATGGAGCGCAAACGGAACAAGAGGCTGTTGATATGGCAAGAGCTGCAGTAGCAAGTGGTATTACCCATATTTTATGTACACCACACCACAATAATGGGAAATACAATAATGCAAAACATACAGTGATTTCCAGAGTAGCCAAGTTTCAGCGCCTATTAGATGATCAAAAGATTCCACTAATTTTATATGAAGGTCAGGAAGTAAGAATTACAGGAGAACTATTGACGGAAATTAAGCAAGATAATATTTTGTTTGTGGATATAAAAAATAAGTACCTATTAATTGAGTTTCCAACGATTGATGTTCCTAAATATACCGCACAAATTTTTTCCAGTTTACTTACTCAAGGGATAACACCAGTTATTGTTCATCCAGAACGAAATGCTATTTTCCAATCAAACCCAAAATACCTCACTCATTTTCTTGACATGGGTGCTTTATCCCAACTAACTGCTCCGAGTTATACAGGTTTTTTTGGAAAAAAAGTTCAAAAAATATCCCAATTAATGGTGAAACATAACTTGGTACATATGGTGGCTAGCGATGCGCACGGAGTAACGAAACGCCCTTTCTTTTTAAAAGAAGCATATGAAAAGATTGAGCAAGACTTTGGAAGTGAAAAAGTTCAAAAATTTAAACAAACTGCTAAAGATATGGTCAATGGAGATATATGTAAGGTTTTGCCCTATACAGAACCGTATAAAACCATATTTGGTAATTTTAAATAG
- a CDS encoding pyridoxal phosphate-dependent aminotransferase — protein MKEFEKSTKLEGVSYDVRGPVLEEADRMSEEGINILKLNTGNPATFGFDAPNEIIRDLIMNVRNSEGYSDSRGIFSARKAIQQYCQLKNFPNVEIKDIFTGNGVSELITLSMQGLLDNGDEVLVPMPDYPLWTASVSLAGGTPVHYICDEQAEWYPDIEDMRKKITPRTKALVIINPNNPTGALYPEEVLKDIVRLAREHNLIVYSDEIYDRLVMDGLTHIPIATLAPDLLVVTFGGLSKSHRVAGFRCGWMILSGEKKHAKGYIEGLNMLASMRLCSNVLSQQIIQTALGGVQSVDQLLLPGGRIYEQREYVYQALNSIPGISAVKPKAAFYIFPKIDSQRFNIKDDEQFVLDFLHEHHILLVHGGGFNWKEPDHFRLVYLPKLDDLKMTMEKMAKFLSTYKQK, from the coding sequence ATGAAAGAATTTGAAAAGTCTACAAAATTAGAAGGCGTCAGTTATGATGTACGAGGTCCTGTTTTAGAAGAAGCGGATCGTATGTCGGAAGAAGGAATCAATATTTTAAAATTAAACACAGGAAATCCAGCGACATTTGGATTTGATGCCCCTAATGAAATCATCCGTGATTTAATTATGAATGTTCGCAATTCAGAAGGATATTCCGATTCAAGAGGAATTTTTTCAGCACGTAAGGCGATTCAACAATATTGTCAATTAAAGAACTTTCCGAATGTTGAAATAAAAGATATCTTTACTGGAAATGGTGTGAGTGAACTGATTACGTTAAGTATGCAAGGGTTACTTGACAACGGGGATGAAGTACTTGTGCCAATGCCTGATTACCCATTATGGACCGCGTCTGTTTCACTTGCTGGTGGTACGCCGGTACATTACATTTGTGATGAGCAAGCAGAGTGGTATCCAGATATTGAAGACATGCGCAAAAAAATTACGCCACGTACAAAAGCGCTTGTGATTATCAATCCGAATAACCCAACTGGTGCGTTGTACCCAGAAGAAGTTTTGAAAGATATTGTACGACTTGCACGTGAACACAACTTGATTGTTTATTCAGATGAAATATATGACCGTTTAGTTATGGATGGACTAACTCACATTCCAATTGCAACACTTGCGCCTGATTTGTTAGTCGTAACGTTTGGTGGACTATCAAAATCACATCGAGTTGCTGGATTTAGGTGTGGCTGGATGATTTTAAGCGGAGAAAAAAAACATGCAAAAGGTTATATAGAAGGCCTAAATATGTTAGCTTCTATGAGATTGTGCTCCAATGTTTTATCACAACAAATTATTCAGACCGCGTTGGGAGGGGTTCAAAGTGTAGATCAGCTATTATTACCAGGGGGACGAATTTATGAGCAGCGCGAATATGTTTATCAAGCGTTAAATTCAATTCCCGGGATTAGTGCAGTGAAACCCAAAGCAGCCTTTTATATCTTTCCTAAAATTGACAGCCAGCGCTTCAACATAAAAGATGATGAACAGTTCGTTTTAGATTTTTTACACGAACATCACATTTTACTAGTACATGGTGGAGGTTTTAATTGGAAAGAACCCGATCATTTCAGGTTGGTTTATTTACCAAAATTGGATGACTTAAAGATGACAATGGAAAAAATGGCTAAATTTTTAAGTACGTATAAGCAAAAATAA
- a CDS encoding CpsD/CapB family tyrosine-protein kinase: MFNRNRKVKENNRAVSLITLIDKTSPISEQYRSIRTNIQFSMVNNELQTLVITSSGPGEGKSTTSANLAVVFASSGFKVLLVDADLRKPTVDKTFVLPNYSGLSTLLGNRATIEQAIQLSSIANLDILTSGPKPANPSEILNSNRMNGIIAEMKEKYDLILFDMPPVVTVTDAQIMAAKADGTILVVRENVTDKALLKKAKNLLEIVKADFLGVVYNGASRSKDKGYYYYGGEN; encoded by the coding sequence ATGTTTAATAGGAATAGAAAAGTAAAAGAAAATAATCGAGCAGTTAGTTTGATAACATTGATAGATAAAACTTCGCCCATATCGGAACAATATCGAAGTATCCGGACAAATATTCAATTTTCTATGGTAAATAACGAGTTGCAAACACTAGTCATTACCTCTTCTGGGCCAGGAGAAGGCAAGTCAACGACTTCTGCTAATTTAGCAGTTGTATTTGCTAGCTCTGGTTTTAAGGTGCTCCTAGTAGATGCTGATTTGAGAAAGCCGACAGTGGATAAAACTTTTGTTCTGCCCAATTATTCAGGATTAAGTACGCTCTTGGGAAATCGGGCTACGATTGAGCAGGCGATACAGTTGTCTAGCATAGCCAATTTAGATATTTTAACAAGTGGTCCAAAGCCGGCAAACCCATCTGAAATTTTGAATTCTAATCGAATGAATGGAATAATAGCTGAAATGAAAGAAAAATATGATCTCATTCTTTTCGATATGCCTCCAGTTGTTACAGTCACTGATGCTCAAATCATGGCAGCGAAAGCCGATGGAACTATTTTGGTTGTTCGAGAGAATGTTACGGATAAAGCATTATTGAAAAAAGCTAAAAACTTATTAGAGATTGTGAAGGCAGATTTCTTAGGAGTTGTCTATAATGGAGCATCTAGAAGTAAAGATAAAGGATATTATTATTATGGTGGAGAAAATTAA
- a CDS encoding ABC transporter permease codes for MQGMNLFQQFIYYFQQNGSYVFSQFVRHFLISFYGVLFASIIGIPLGIMIARKKKLAKWIIGFANVIQTVPSLAMLSILMLGLGLGVNTVIVTVFLYSLLPIISNTYTGMRQVDDVMLDVGKGMGMTKFQRLYMIELPLSVSVMMAGIRNALVIAIGIAAIGSFVGAGGLGDIIIRGTNATNGTAIILVGALPTALMAVMVDWLLGIVERKLDPASKK; via the coding sequence GTGCAAGGTATGAATCTTTTTCAACAGTTCATTTATTATTTCCAACAAAATGGGAGTTACGTATTTTCTCAATTTGTTCGCCATTTCTTGATTTCTTTTTATGGTGTGCTCTTTGCATCCATCATTGGTATTCCTTTGGGTATCATGATTGCCCGTAAGAAAAAGCTAGCAAAATGGATTATTGGGTTTGCGAATGTAATTCAAACCGTTCCCTCTTTGGCCATGCTTTCAATTTTAATGCTAGGATTGGGTCTTGGCGTAAATACAGTTATCGTTACAGTATTCCTTTATTCTTTATTACCCATTATTTCGAATACTTATACAGGAATGAGACAAGTAGATGATGTGATGTTAGATGTAGGAAAAGGAATGGGTATGACTAAATTTCAACGCTTATACATGATTGAATTGCCCTTATCTGTCTCGGTGATGATGGCAGGAATTAGGAATGCTTTAGTCATTGCAATTGGAATTGCCGCGATTGGCTCATTTGTGGGGGCTGGCGGGTTAGGTGATATCATTATAAGGGGAACCAACGCTACCAATGGGACAGCCATTATTTTAGTGGGTGCTTTGCCTACTGCACTGATGGCAGTTATGGTAGATTGGCTTTTAGGTATAGTGGAGAGAAAACTAGATCCAGCATCAAAAAAATAA
- a CDS encoding sugar transferase: protein MGKIKESYSGNIEICKATSVSENFLGKRLFDIFIASFGVITFFCVFVLFFPIYMLGENKGHPLYKQKRIGKDGKYFYIYKFRSMIKHADEKLKNNPELYQKYIDNNYKLEPSEDPRITNFGKFIRRTSLDEIPQFINVLRGEMSIVGPRPIVEEELKEYGELKETFLQMKPGITGVWQVNGRSNVGYPERCELELSYLSKRGLIFDSWVVLVTIYHVFQKRGAF from the coding sequence GTGGGAAAAATAAAAGAGTCATATTCTGGGAATATAGAGATCTGTAAAGCAACTAGTGTATCGGAAAATTTTCTTGGTAAGCGCCTGTTTGATATTTTCATTGCATCTTTCGGAGTCATTACTTTTTTTTGTGTATTTGTGCTCTTTTTTCCGATATATATGCTCGGTGAAAATAAAGGACATCCATTATATAAACAAAAAAGAATAGGAAAAGATGGGAAATATTTTTATATTTATAAATTTCGCTCTATGATAAAACATGCAGACGAAAAACTGAAAAACAATCCTGAACTATATCAAAAGTATATTGATAATAACTATAAGTTGGAACCAAGCGAAGATCCAAGAATCACAAATTTTGGTAAATTTATTAGAAGAACGAGTTTGGATGAAATTCCCCAGTTTATCAACGTCCTAAGAGGTGAAATGAGCATTGTTGGTCCAAGACCTATTGTGGAAGAAGAATTGAAAGAATATGGTGAACTAAAGGAAACTTTTCTACAGATGAAGCCAGGAATTACTGGAGTATGGCAAGTAAATGGACGAAGTAATGTTGGTTATCCGGAAAGATGCGAGTTGGAGCTGTCATATCTTTCTAAAAGAGGCTTGATCTTTGATAGTTGGGTTGTTTTAGTAACGATTTATCATGTTTTTCAAAAAAGAGGGGCTTTTTGA
- a CDS encoding betaine/proline/choline family ABC transporter ATP-binding protein (Members of the family are the ATP-binding subunit of ABC transporters for substrates such as betaine, L-proline or other amino acids, choline, carnitine, etc. The substrate specificity is best determined from the substrate-binding subunit, rather than this subunit, as it interacts with the permease subunit and not with substrate directly.), whose translation MRCSFLIEFKEVSKVFKGGKKAVADVNLTFNKGEFICFIGTSGSGKTTTMRMINRMIEPSSGTILIDGEDIRKKNPVELRRKIGYVIQNIGLLPHMTIRENIVLVPKLLKWPEEKRNEIAKKMIQLVELPEEMLDRYPGELSGGQQQRIGVVRALAADQDIILMDEPFGALDPITRESLQDLVKDLQERLGKTIIFVTHDMDEALKLANRIMIMSEGKVIQFDTPEAILRSPANKFVEELLGEERLLQTRADVTTVAQVMTKNVVSITPEKSLSEGIRLMREKRVDTLLVVDGSGVLKGYVDVENIDKSRRKATSIGDILNRNIFYVQQDKLLRDTMQRILKRGVKYVPVVDEKQRLVGIITRASLVDIVYDVIWGEEQLEDLSSASEEISTKEPAVRQGEV comes from the coding sequence ATGAGGTGTTCATTTTTGATTGAATTTAAAGAGGTATCAAAAGTATTTAAGGGCGGAAAAAAGGCAGTAGCAGATGTTAATTTGACGTTTAATAAAGGAGAATTTATTTGTTTCATTGGGACAAGTGGGAGTGGGAAGACAACCACTATGAGAATGATCAATCGAATGATTGAACCATCAAGTGGAACGATTTTAATTGATGGGGAGGATATTCGCAAGAAAAATCCTGTTGAATTGCGTAGAAAAATCGGGTATGTCATTCAAAATATTGGCTTACTTCCTCATATGACGATTCGCGAAAATATTGTTCTTGTTCCCAAACTATTAAAATGGCCAGAAGAGAAAAGAAATGAAATAGCCAAAAAAATGATTCAACTTGTAGAGCTGCCTGAAGAGATGTTGGACCGCTATCCAGGGGAACTCTCCGGTGGACAACAGCAACGGATTGGAGTTGTTCGAGCGCTTGCTGCGGATCAAGATATCATTTTAATGGATGAACCCTTTGGAGCGCTTGACCCAATCACTAGAGAATCCTTACAGGATTTGGTTAAAGATTTACAAGAACGTCTGGGTAAGACTATTATTTTTGTGACGCATGATATGGATGAAGCACTTAAGCTGGCAAATCGTATTATGATTATGAGCGAAGGAAAAGTGATTCAATTTGATACGCCAGAAGCAATATTAAGATCACCTGCCAATAAGTTTGTCGAAGAATTGCTTGGAGAAGAACGTTTATTACAAACACGGGCAGATGTAACCACTGTTGCGCAAGTGATGACGAAAAATGTTGTGTCGATTACACCAGAAAAATCACTTTCAGAAGGAATTCGTCTAATGCGGGAAAAACGTGTAGATACGTTATTAGTTGTGGATGGGTCAGGTGTTTTAAAGGGATATGTTGACGTTGAAAATATTGATAAAAGTCGTAGAAAAGCCACGAGTATTGGCGATATTTTAAATCGGAATATATTTTATGTGCAACAAGATAAGTTGTTGCGAGATACGATGCAAAGAATATTAAAGCGTGGTGTCAAGTATGTACCTGTTGTAGATGAAAAACAACGACTTGTGGGGATTATAACACGAGCTTCACTAGTAGATATTGTTTATGATGTTATCTGGGGCGAAGAACAGTTAGAGGACTTATCTAGCGCGAGTGAAGAGATTTCAACGAAAGAACCTGCTGTTCGTCAGGGGGAAGTGTAA